In one Microbulbifer pacificus genomic region, the following are encoded:
- the prpC gene encoding bifunctional 2-methylcitrate synthase/citrate synthase produces MAEKKVGGAGLRGQVAGKTALSTVGVSGSGLTYCGYDVKDLAENCEFEEVAYLIFNGELPTAAQLADYKGILKTMRGLPLALREVLERIPADAHPMDVMRTGCSMLGNLEGEESFAQQQDRANRLLAAFPSIICYWYRFSHDGVRIETETDDDSIGGHFLHMLRDEKPNDLHAQVMNVSLILYAEHEFNASTFTARVCASTLSDLFSCITGAIGSLRGPLHGGANEAAMELIERFSSADEAEKELLGMLERKEKIMGFGHAVYTESDPRNAIIKQWSEKLAADVGDTVLYPVSVRCEEVMWREKKLFCNADFFHASAYHFMGIPTKLFTPIFVMSRVTGWAAHVFEQRADNRIIRPSAEYVGPELRKVTPISER; encoded by the coding sequence ATGGCAGAGAAAAAAGTTGGCGGAGCAGGCCTGCGCGGCCAGGTCGCTGGTAAAACCGCACTTTCCACCGTGGGCGTATCCGGCTCCGGCCTGACCTACTGCGGCTACGACGTCAAAGACCTCGCGGAAAACTGCGAGTTCGAAGAAGTCGCGTACCTGATTTTCAACGGCGAACTGCCCACCGCCGCCCAGCTGGCGGACTACAAAGGCATTCTGAAAACCATGCGCGGCCTGCCACTGGCGCTGCGCGAAGTGCTCGAGCGCATCCCCGCCGACGCGCACCCGATGGACGTCATGCGCACCGGCTGCTCCATGCTGGGCAACCTGGAAGGCGAAGAGTCCTTCGCGCAGCAACAGGACCGCGCCAACCGCCTGCTGGCCGCATTCCCGTCCATCATCTGTTACTGGTACCGCTTCAGCCACGACGGTGTGCGCATCGAAACCGAAACCGATGACGATTCCATCGGCGGCCACTTCCTGCACATGCTGCGCGACGAAAAGCCGAACGACCTGCACGCACAGGTAATGAACGTCTCCCTGATCCTGTACGCAGAGCACGAGTTCAACGCCTCCACCTTCACCGCGCGCGTATGTGCCTCCACCCTGTCTGACCTGTTCAGCTGCATCACCGGCGCCATCGGCTCCCTGCGCGGCCCGCTGCACGGCGGCGCCAACGAAGCCGCGATGGAACTGATCGAGCGTTTCTCTTCCGCCGACGAAGCGGAAAAAGAACTGCTGGGCATGCTGGAGCGCAAAGAAAAAATCATGGGCTTCGGCCACGCGGTCTACACCGAATCCGACCCGCGCAACGCCATCATCAAGCAGTGGTCCGAAAAACTGGCCGCCGACGTGGGCGACACCGTGCTGTACCCGGTTTCCGTACGCTGTGAAGAAGTCATGTGGCGTGAGAAGAAGCTGTTCTGTAACGCCGACTTCTTCCACGCGTCCGCGTACCACTTCATGGGCATCCCCACCAAGCTGTTTACGCCGATCTTCGTCATGTCCCGCGTAACCGGCTGGGCCGCCCACGTGTTTGAACAGCGCGCCGACAACCGCATCATCCGCCCAAGCGCGGAATATGTCGGTCCCGAACTGCGGAAAGTGACCCCAATCTCCGAGCGTTAA
- the acnD gene encoding Fe/S-dependent 2-methylisocitrate dehydratase AcnD, whose product MNTEFRKKLPGTDLDYFDTREAVENIQPGSYEKLPYTSRILAENLVRRCEPENLTAALKQIIERKRDLDFPWFPARVVCHDILGQTALVDLAGLRDAIAEQGGDPAKVNPVVPTQLIVDHSLAVEHPGFEKNAFEKNREVEERRNEDRFHFINWTKTAFENVDVIPPGNGIMHQINLEKMSPVVQQKDGVAFPDTCVGTDSHTPMVDALGVISVGVGGLEAESVMLGRASYMRLPDIVGVELTGKLQPGITGTDMVLALTEFLRRERVVGAYLEFFGEGASSLSLGDRATIANMTPEYGATAGMFAIDEQTIDYLKLTGRDDAQVALVEKFAKETGLWADSLKDAEYERVLKFDLSSVGRNLAGPSNPHALLPVSELANRGIAKEWKEEEGLMPDGAVIIAAITSCTNTSNPRNMIAAGLIARNANKLGLTRKPWVKTSLAPGSKTVKMYLEEADLLPELQQLGFDVVAFACTTCNGMSGALDPVIQKEVIDRDLYATAVLSGNRNFDGRIHPYAKQAFLASPPLVVAYAIAGTIRFDIEKDALGYDKGGNPVTLKDIWPSDEEIDAIVKQSVKPEQFREVYIPMFDLNKAEAEKGEPLYNWRPQSTYIRRPPYWEGALAGERTLKGMRPLAVLGDNITTDHLSPSNAILASSAAGEYLAKMGLPEEDFNSYATHRGDHLTAQRATFANPKLLNEMVRSENGEVKQGSLARVEPEGKVTRMWEAIETYMDRKQPLIIIAGADYGQGSSRDWAAKGVRLAGVEAIVAEGFERIHRTNLIGMGVLPLEFLPGTTRTTLGIDGTETYDVVGERTPGATLTLLIHRKDGETVEVPVKCRLDTAEEVSIYEAGGVLQRFAKDFLEAEATA is encoded by the coding sequence ATGAACACCGAATTCCGCAAGAAACTCCCCGGCACAGACCTGGATTATTTCGACACTCGCGAGGCAGTCGAAAACATCCAGCCGGGTAGCTATGAAAAACTGCCGTATACCTCCCGTATCCTGGCAGAAAACCTCGTACGCCGCTGCGAACCCGAAAACCTCACCGCAGCCCTGAAGCAAATCATCGAACGCAAGCGCGACCTGGATTTCCCCTGGTTCCCCGCGCGCGTCGTCTGCCACGATATTCTCGGCCAGACCGCACTGGTGGATCTCGCCGGCCTGCGCGACGCCATCGCAGAGCAGGGCGGTGACCCCGCCAAAGTAAACCCGGTGGTGCCCACCCAGCTGATCGTCGACCACTCCCTGGCCGTCGAACACCCCGGTTTTGAAAAAAACGCGTTTGAAAAAAACCGCGAAGTCGAAGAGCGCCGCAACGAAGACCGCTTCCACTTCATCAACTGGACCAAGACCGCGTTTGAAAACGTCGACGTAATCCCGCCCGGCAACGGCATCATGCACCAGATCAACCTGGAAAAAATGTCTCCAGTGGTGCAGCAAAAAGACGGCGTCGCCTTCCCGGATACCTGCGTCGGCACCGACAGCCACACCCCGATGGTGGATGCGCTCGGCGTAATCTCCGTGGGCGTGGGCGGTTTAGAGGCCGAAAGCGTCATGCTCGGCCGCGCCTCCTACATGCGCCTGCCCGACATCGTCGGCGTCGAGCTCACCGGCAAACTGCAGCCCGGTATCACCGGTACCGACATGGTACTGGCGCTGACCGAATTCCTGCGCCGCGAGCGCGTGGTAGGTGCCTATCTCGAATTCTTCGGCGAAGGCGCCTCCAGCCTGAGCCTGGGCGACCGCGCCACCATCGCCAACATGACGCCCGAATACGGCGCCACCGCCGGCATGTTCGCCATCGACGAGCAGACCATCGACTACCTGAAGCTCACCGGCCGCGACGACGCGCAGGTAGCCCTGGTAGAAAAATTTGCGAAAGAAACCGGTCTGTGGGCGGATTCTTTGAAAGACGCCGAATACGAGCGCGTGCTCAAGTTCGACCTCTCTTCCGTAGGCCGCAACCTCGCCGGCCCGTCCAACCCGCACGCGCTGCTGCCGGTATCCGAACTGGCCAACCGTGGTATCGCCAAAGAGTGGAAGGAAGAAGAGGGCCTGATGCCGGACGGCGCGGTGATCATTGCCGCGATCACCAGCTGCACCAACACCAGCAACCCGCGCAACATGATTGCCGCGGGCCTTATTGCGCGCAACGCCAACAAGCTCGGCCTGACCCGCAAGCCCTGGGTAAAAACCTCCCTGGCACCGGGCTCCAAAACTGTAAAAATGTACCTGGAAGAAGCCGACCTGCTGCCAGAACTACAGCAACTGGGCTTCGACGTAGTCGCGTTTGCCTGCACCACCTGTAACGGCATGAGCGGCGCGCTGGACCCGGTGATCCAGAAAGAAGTGATCGACCGCGACCTGTACGCCACCGCGGTACTGTCCGGCAACCGCAACTTCGACGGCCGTATCCACCCCTACGCCAAGCAGGCGTTCCTGGCTTCGCCGCCACTTGTTGTGGCCTACGCCATCGCCGGCACCATCCGCTTCGATATCGAAAAAGACGCCCTGGGTTACGACAAAGGCGGCAACCCGGTCACCCTGAAAGATATCTGGCCTAGCGACGAAGAGATCGACGCGATCGTCAAACAGAGCGTGAAGCCGGAGCAGTTCCGCGAGGTCTACATCCCAATGTTCGACCTGAATAAAGCGGAAGCTGAGAAGGGCGAGCCCCTGTACAACTGGCGCCCGCAGAGCACCTACATCCGCCGCCCGCCGTACTGGGAAGGCGCACTCGCCGGTGAGCGCACATTGAAAGGCATGCGCCCGCTGGCGGTGCTAGGTGACAACATCACCACCGACCACCTGTCGCCGTCCAACGCCATCCTGGCCAGCAGTGCCGCCGGTGAATACCTAGCGAAAATGGGCCTGCCGGAAGAGGATTTCAACTCCTACGCCACCCACCGCGGCGATCACCTCACCGCTCAGCGCGCCACCTTCGCCAACCCGAAACTGTTGAACGAAATGGTGCGCAGCGAAAACGGTGAAGTGAAGCAGGGCTCGCTGGCCCGCGTCGAGCCGGAAGGCAAAGTCACCCGCATGTGGGAAGCCATCGAAACCTACATGGACCGCAAGCAGCCGCTGATCATTATCGCCGGCGCCGACTACGGCCAGGGCTCCTCCCGCGACTGGGCCGCCAAAGGCGTGCGCCTCGCCGGAGTGGAAGCGATCGTGGCGGAAGGCTTCGAGCGCATTCACCGCACCAATCTGATCGGCATGGGCGTGCTGCCGCTGGAGTTCCTGCCGGGCACCACCCGCACGACCCTCGGCATCGACGGCACCGAAACCTATGACGTGGTCGGTGAGCGCACCCCGGGCGCAACCCTGACACTGCTGATCCACCGCAAGGATGGTGAGACCGTAGAAGTGCCGGTGAAATGCCGCCTGGATACCGCAGAAGAAGTTTCCATTTACGAAGCCGGCGGTGTACTGCAGCGCTTCGCCAAGGACTTCCTCGAAGCGGAGGCAACAGCCTGA